The Niallia alba genome includes a window with the following:
- a CDS encoding DUF4183 domain-containing protein has translation MEKRQKVPKPYLMMPEIPSAEICIHIPKKIMVLEYFAIADGSKHIFTEEDGVKELGKQKILDPSKVSYMNLFINAVLQPKENYEVTQGMICLKTEDVPICGATVVLQMFIV, from the coding sequence ATGGAAAAACGACAAAAAGTGCCAAAACCATATTTGATGATGCCTGAAATACCTTCTGCAGAGATTTGTATACACATACCTAAAAAAATAATGGTATTAGAATATTTCGCTATTGCAGATGGAAGTAAGCATATTTTTACAGAAGAAGATGGAGTAAAAGAGTTAGGAAAACAAAAAATTCTAGATCCTTCAAAAGTTTCTTACATGAATTTGTTTATTAACGCTGTTTTACAGCCGAAGGAAAATTATGAAGTGACTCAAGGAATGATTTGTCTAAAAACAGAAGATGTTCCGATATGTGGAGCGACTGTAGTGTTGCAAATGTTTATAGTATAA
- a CDS encoding DUF4183 domain-containing protein, which translates to MPLQIMKLAVSAALDIDTAPTVDRFFYIVTDLITGADTLEIDAADFMTDTGDAATTLPELTADNSYFNVYVNGVLQMEDLLTYTAGATGVGGLVITVPDGSTIIADTPVVLEITNFAPTSEATINT; encoded by the coding sequence ATGCCCTTACAAATTATGAAGCTTGCTGTTAGTGCAGCACTTGACATTGACACTGCTCCAACAGTTGATCGGTTTTTTTATATTGTTACTGACCTTATTACAGGTGCTGATACATTAGAAATTGATGCAGCTGATTTTATGACAGATACTGGCGATGCAGCAACAACATTACCAGAACTAACTGCTGATAATAGTTATTTCAATGTATATGTTAACGGAGTACTTCAAATGGAGGATCTTCTAACATATACAGCAGGAGCAACTGGTGTTGGAGGATTAGTCATAACAGTTCCAGATGGTTCTACTATTATTGCAGACACTCCTGTCGTCTTAGAAATCACAAACTTCGCTCCTACCTCTGAAGCAACTATTAATACGTAA
- a CDS encoding GNAT family N-acetyltransferase, whose product MFPILETERLILREIEKEDAADLFAYFSNAEVMRYYGQEAFSSIEQVETIIGHFSESFRNHRGLRWGMQIKGTSRLIGTLGLNNLVLSHKRAEIGYEIHPDYWRAGYASEAVRKVVSYALEELQLNRLGAMIYLENEASNKLAQKLGFQHEGILRKYYEQNGKAFDINVYSIVKDA is encoded by the coding sequence ATGTTTCCAATATTAGAGACAGAAAGACTGATATTAAGAGAGATTGAAAAAGAGGATGCTGCAGATTTATTTGCCTATTTTTCTAATGCTGAAGTAATGCGCTATTATGGCCAGGAGGCATTTTCGAGCATCGAGCAAGTCGAAACAATAATTGGGCACTTTTCGGAAAGTTTCCGAAATCATCGAGGGTTAAGATGGGGCATGCAAATAAAAGGAACTTCCCGACTTATTGGCACACTTGGTTTAAATAATTTAGTTCTTTCCCATAAAAGAGCGGAGATTGGATACGAAATTCATCCCGATTATTGGCGAGCTGGATATGCTTCAGAAGCGGTAAGAAAAGTTGTCTCCTACGCATTAGAAGAGCTTCAATTAAATCGGCTAGGAGCGATGATTTATTTAGAAAACGAGGCATCAAATAAACTTGCTCAAAAGCTTGGTTTTCAGCATGAAGGCATTTTGAGGAAATATTATGAACAGAATGGGAAGGCATTTGATATAAATGTATATTCCATCGTTAAAGACGCCTAA
- a CDS encoding DDE-type integrase/transposase/recombinase, which produces MYPQIITYLLTFIKYQDQVIRTLFTLLIGKSMFDKPVEKPVNKPYRKLQVDDLPIIETLQKFDYKLLLNEYQEKNGKPLKPVRRHSNSKTTVPSSIKCPKCGAPSDFLYANNGDKGQYQCKVCTCLFNQKNHYSKEAILKCPHCAKTLEKVKERKDFDVFKCKNNDCSYYQKKQNGLSSKEKKQFKKDPQAFKMRYIFRQFRIDYQPLSKRSPQKPKLDLSRLYVSPHTLGLILTYHVNYGLSARKTAALMKDVHGVSISHQSILNYENSVALMLKPYVDHYPYELSDQFCGDETYIRVKGRWHYLFFFFDAVKKIILSYPVSPNRDTQSAILAIDEVLLKMKEIPKNLTFIVDGNPIYLLAQHFFAQHDISFDVKQVIGLTNEDPVSTEYRPLKQIIERLNRTFKGNYRSTHGFGSDHGSVSFVTLFVAYFNFLRPHSALEGKVPVIHPELLQLPNMPARWTKLIGLAQDWIIEQTT; this is translated from the coding sequence TTGTACCCTCAAATTATAACCTATTTACTTACTTTTATTAAGTACCAAGATCAGGTTATTCGAACATTATTCACTCTTTTGATTGGGAAAAGTATGTTTGATAAACCTGTAGAAAAACCTGTAAATAAGCCTTATCGAAAACTACAGGTAGACGACCTCCCAATCATCGAAACCCTACAAAAGTTTGATTATAAACTTCTTTTGAATGAGTATCAGGAGAAAAATGGGAAACCCCTTAAACCTGTTCGAAGACACTCAAATTCAAAAACAACTGTTCCTTCCAGCATAAAATGTCCAAAGTGTGGTGCTCCATCTGATTTTCTTTATGCAAATAACGGAGACAAGGGACAGTATCAATGCAAGGTGTGTACATGTTTGTTTAACCAAAAAAATCATTATTCAAAAGAGGCAATTTTAAAATGTCCTCACTGTGCTAAAACGCTTGAAAAGGTCAAAGAGAGAAAAGATTTCGATGTATTCAAGTGTAAAAACAACGACTGTTCTTATTACCAAAAGAAACAAAATGGACTATCTTCAAAAGAGAAAAAACAGTTTAAAAAGGATCCACAGGCATTTAAAATGCGTTATATTTTCCGTCAGTTTCGTATCGATTACCAACCCTTATCGAAGCGTTCACCTCAGAAACCAAAGTTAGATTTATCAAGACTATATGTGTCGCCACATACATTGGGACTGATTTTGACCTACCATGTGAACTATGGGTTGTCAGCCCGTAAAACAGCTGCACTCATGAAGGATGTACATGGTGTATCCATCTCCCACCAAAGCATTTTGAATTACGAAAATAGCGTAGCACTGATGCTTAAACCTTATGTGGACCATTATCCTTATGAGCTTTCTGATCAATTCTGTGGAGACGAGACCTACATTCGAGTGAAAGGTCGCTGGCATTATTTATTCTTCTTTTTTGATGCCGTAAAAAAGATTATTCTGTCTTATCCTGTTTCTCCTAATCGAGATACTCAGTCAGCCATTCTGGCTATCGATGAGGTTCTTCTAAAGATGAAGGAAATCCCTAAAAACCTCACGTTTATTGTAGATGGCAATCCGATTTACCTATTAGCCCAACATTTCTTTGCCCAACATGATATTTCGTTTGATGTGAAGCAAGTCATTGGATTAACCAACGAAGATCCAGTATCAACAGAATACCGACCACTCAAGCAAATTATTGAACGACTCAATCGAACGTTTAAAGGAAATTATCGCTCGACTCATGGGTTTGGATCTGATCATGGATCTGTTTCTTTCGTCACTTTGTTTGTCGCATACTTTAACTTTCTACGGCCTCATTCAGCCTTAGAAGGAAAAGTACCTGTGATTCATCCAGAGTTACTTCAGCTTCCCAATATGCCAGCAAGATGGACTAAGCTAATTGGATTAGCTCAAGATTGGATTATAGAACAAACAACCTAG
- a CDS encoding PH domain-containing protein: MIADLQTIEQQLKNNETIKGTIRCSLEVFIYRKIVRPGILAATEKRLIFCADSITGNELNESFEYVNMEDIQLKQGMLNQYIAIKYKKDTLKFKQITSENVEDFITKIKSYNSL; encoded by the coding sequence ATGATAGCAGACTTACAAACAATTGAGCAGCAATTAAAAAATAACGAAACGATAAAAGGAACAATCAGATGTTCATTGGAAGTGTTTATTTATAGAAAGATAGTTCGTCCAGGTATCCTTGCAGCAACTGAAAAACGATTAATCTTCTGTGCGGATTCCATTACTGGAAATGAATTGAATGAAAGCTTTGAGTATGTAAATATGGAAGATATTCAGTTAAAGCAGGGAATGCTGAATCAGTACATAGCGATTAAATATAAAAAGGATACATTGAAATTTAAACAAATTACGAGTGAGAATGTAGAGGACTTTATTACAAAAATTAAATCGTATAATAGCCTTTGA
- a CDS encoding histidine phosphatase family protein, giving the protein MESRTTIYLVRHAHSVYSSDELGRPLSEKGISDAKRVAKRMEMESVDIVLSSPYKRAIQTVEGIAEYFHADIKLISDFKERVLAKGSISDFDTAIEKVWKEESFAWDGGESNLTAQKRGVRTLFQILKQYENKRIVIGTHGNIMVLMMNYFSKEYDYQFWENLQIPDIYKLIFDGNRLITVQRR; this is encoded by the coding sequence GTGGAATCTAGAACAACGATCTATTTAGTCAGGCATGCACACTCCGTATACTCCTCAGATGAATTAGGTAGACCTTTATCGGAGAAAGGTATATCGGATGCTAAACGAGTAGCAAAACGAATGGAAATGGAATCTGTCGATATCGTTTTATCAAGTCCATATAAGAGAGCGATCCAGACAGTAGAAGGAATTGCAGAATATTTCCACGCAGACATCAAGCTTATCTCCGATTTTAAAGAACGGGTGTTAGCAAAAGGATCTATTAGTGATTTTGATACTGCAATCGAAAAAGTATGGAAAGAAGAATCTTTTGCCTGGGATGGAGGAGAGTCTAATCTAACTGCACAGAAAAGAGGTGTCCGAACATTATTTCAAATACTAAAACAATATGAAAATAAAAGGATTGTTATTGGTACACATGGAAATATTATGGTTCTAATGATGAACTATTTTTCAAAGGAATATGATTATCAATTTTGGGAAAATTTACAAATTCCGGATATTTATAAATTAATATTTGATGGTAATCGATTAATAACTGTACAGAGAAGGTAG
- a CDS encoding Type 1 glutamine amidotransferase-like domain-containing protein → MDKHLFLLGGGPPFTCKMAKKFTELVSARAGKISLLILERANWTDYMPKYTKVLKENGIMEFQYIPLPTVSVEEAKQLLLNSAGIIIGGGNSELYAEYIANTTISKILKEQFSAGVPIAGFSAGALISMEKCIISAKDNADGVFKYKAGLGLLKDTVIAVHFSEWMDESHLRTAVKMFQPRFNFGIDEGTGMYWCNNTLMGTEGKGVYRLKKDHLEKIDKPM, encoded by the coding sequence ATGGATAAGCATCTATTCTTATTGGGTGGGGGCCCGCCATTTACTTGCAAAATGGCAAAAAAATTTACGGAATTGGTCTCTGCACGAGCTGGGAAAATATCTTTGCTTATTCTAGAAAGAGCAAATTGGACAGATTATATGCCCAAGTATACAAAAGTATTGAAGGAAAACGGGATAATGGAATTTCAATATATACCTTTACCAACTGTTTCAGTGGAAGAGGCTAAACAACTACTATTGAATAGTGCAGGAATTATCATCGGTGGCGGGAATTCTGAGCTTTATGCAGAGTATATTGCCAATACAACTATTTCAAAAATACTTAAGGAACAATTTTCGGCAGGAGTACCAATCGCCGGGTTTTCAGCTGGTGCGCTGATTAGTATGGAGAAATGTATTATTTCAGCAAAAGATAATGCGGATGGAGTTTTTAAATATAAAGCTGGATTAGGTTTGTTAAAAGATACGGTTATTGCCGTTCATTTTAGTGAGTGGATGGATGAAAGCCATTTAAGAACTGCGGTCAAAATGTTTCAACCTCGCTTTAATTTTGGAATCGACGAAGGCACTGGAATGTATTGGTGTAATAATACATTAATGGGGACAGAAGGAAAGGGAGTTTATCGGTTAAAAAAAGATCATCTTGAAAAAATAGATAAACCAATGTAG
- the metG gene encoding methionine--tRNA ligase: MTILIGGAWPYANGSLHLGHVAALLPGDILARYFRQKGENVLYVSGSDCNGTPISIRAQQEHITVQEIADRYHQEFHQCFLQLGFSYDLYTRTDAWHHHQSVQEIFLALLKNQYLYKKTVEQAYCQKDNQFLPDRFVEGICPHCKQKARGDQCDYCSSILDPLELKEKRCKICGEEPVIKQTDHFYFAFSKFQKEMESYLKEAIDKELWRENALALTKRYLQEGLPDRAVTRDLPNGIDVPLEGFEGKKIYVWIEAVSGYLTASIEICKKTGLNVEDYWNDKTTSYYVHGKDNIPFHTVIWPSILLGLGRKSLPTHIISSEYLTLEKRKLSTSQNWAVWVPYILQKYNPDSIRYFLTINAPEARDTDFSWREFIYSHNSELLGAYGNFVNRTLKFIQKAYNGKIPKRQVSKSIIAVTEEVYQSSGQWIEKGKVKKALEEIFSYIRYANRYFDQEKPWEQVKTEKVAGEITLANCTYIIVNLAQLLEPFVPFSTHKIRDMLGIRKVEWKQQQTLPPEIKYVIPLFERLDVELIEEELQILLEGAKNKD; encoded by the coding sequence ATGACAATATTAATAGGAGGCGCTTGGCCCTACGCAAATGGCTCTTTACATCTTGGACATGTGGCAGCATTACTACCTGGAGATATTTTAGCAAGATATTTTCGCCAAAAAGGAGAGAATGTCCTTTATGTTTCCGGAAGTGATTGCAATGGTACACCAATTTCCATTCGAGCACAGCAAGAACATATCACTGTTCAAGAAATTGCCGATCGATACCACCAAGAATTTCACCAATGTTTTTTGCAGCTAGGCTTTTCTTATGATCTTTATACAAGAACAGATGCTTGGCATCATCATCAATCGGTTCAGGAGATTTTTTTAGCCTTATTAAAGAATCAGTATTTGTACAAAAAAACGGTCGAGCAAGCTTATTGTCAAAAAGATAATCAGTTTTTACCTGACCGTTTTGTAGAAGGAATTTGTCCTCACTGTAAACAAAAAGCTAGAGGCGACCAATGTGATTATTGCTCAAGCATATTAGATCCTCTTGAATTAAAGGAAAAGCGATGTAAAATTTGTGGTGAGGAGCCAGTAATTAAACAAACAGACCATTTTTATTTTGCTTTTAGCAAGTTTCAAAAGGAGATGGAATCCTATTTAAAAGAAGCGATAGATAAGGAGCTATGGCGCGAAAATGCACTTGCCTTAACGAAACGATATTTACAAGAAGGACTTCCAGACAGAGCAGTAACTAGGGATTTACCTAATGGGATTGATGTCCCGCTAGAGGGCTTTGAAGGCAAGAAGATTTACGTCTGGATTGAGGCAGTCTCGGGATATTTAACTGCAAGTATCGAGATTTGTAAAAAGACAGGTCTTAATGTGGAAGATTATTGGAATGACAAAACGACTTCTTATTATGTACATGGAAAAGATAATATTCCCTTTCATACGGTTATTTGGCCCAGTATTTTGCTCGGGCTAGGGAGAAAATCTTTGCCAACACATATCATCTCCAGCGAATATTTGACATTAGAAAAAAGGAAGTTATCGACTAGCCAAAATTGGGCTGTTTGGGTCCCCTATATATTGCAGAAATATAATCCTGATTCCATACGCTATTTTTTGACCATTAATGCACCGGAAGCAAGAGACACTGACTTTTCTTGGCGAGAATTTATTTATAGCCATAATAGTGAATTATTAGGAGCATATGGGAATTTTGTAAATCGGACATTGAAATTTATTCAAAAAGCGTACAATGGTAAGATTCCGAAAAGACAGGTTTCCAAAAGCATTATTGCTGTAACGGAAGAAGTTTATCAAAGCTCAGGTCAATGGATTGAAAAAGGAAAAGTAAAAAAAGCACTAGAAGAAATCTTTTCTTACATTCGTTATGCCAATCGATATTTTGATCAAGAGAAGCCGTGGGAACAAGTGAAAACGGAAAAAGTGGCTGGGGAAATTACTTTAGCCAATTGTACTTATATAATTGTAAATTTAGCACAGCTTTTAGAACCTTTTGTGCCGTTCTCCACACACAAGATTAGAGATATGTTAGGGATTAGAAAAGTGGAATGGAAGCAGCAACAAACACTTCCGCCTGAAATAAAGTATGTCATCCCACTCTTTGAGCGATTGGATGTAGAACTAATAGAAGAAGAGCTACAGATATTGCTAGAAGGAGCAAAAAATAAGGACTAG
- a CDS encoding GNAT family N-acetyltransferase, protein MIQTTEQIYIRLFEEKDAEGLWQLELTNREFFEAYSIARKEEFYTLDFQQQLIKTWKENEKKDVDYHFGIFLKESDALIGSVNLYMVRREPAHNAIVGYVLDKNQNGKGYMTIAVKQLVDYAFNTLHLHRLEAGVMPHNIGSIRVLEKAGFHKEGIAKSNVKINGQWKDHQILAIINPND, encoded by the coding sequence ATGATACAAACAACGGAACAGATTTACATAAGATTATTTGAAGAAAAAGATGCAGAAGGATTATGGCAGCTCGAATTAACGAATAGAGAATTTTTCGAAGCTTATTCCATTGCTCGCAAGGAAGAGTTTTATACATTAGATTTTCAGCAGCAATTAATTAAAACATGGAAAGAAAATGAGAAAAAAGATGTCGATTATCACTTTGGGATATTCTTAAAAGAATCAGATGCGTTAATTGGAAGTGTTAATCTCTATATGGTAAGAAGAGAACCTGCTCACAATGCTATTGTTGGTTATGTCCTTGATAAAAATCAAAATGGTAAGGGTTATATGACTATCGCTGTAAAGCAATTAGTTGATTATGCATTTAATACCCTTCATTTGCACCGATTAGAAGCAGGTGTGATGCCGCATAATATCGGTTCGATTCGTGTATTAGAAAAGGCTGGTTTTCACAAAGAAGGAATAGCAAAAAGTAATGTGAAAATTAATGGACAATGGAAAGATCATCAAATACTGGCTATTATTAATCCTAATGATTAA
- a CDS encoding type II toxin-antitoxin system SpoIISA family toxin, with translation MTAIYFGFISAVILLIVLSLIYFWWRTDKYVENLQAIRKSYYVLFFLLICLGIFSDQLQIVDWKTILSFVCAAVFLDIAVFQTPDILKIWNTEFQHSNYIRKTIRKNEEVLGYNAKKVQNFTEVISRTADHFMDRNPPQHWRQYKDELRAYLNLYADTFQFHIAIFPFAISASADELKRNLEAAFNSVEICYNINFVDREVRDSMVQYLLDGKSIPLKDPSHGTNEEERAKNVFIVAYYGESYNMLIGISSNFVEVDGIDASHILNLAQIFDWYMV, from the coding sequence TTGACAGCAATCTATTTTGGCTTTATTTCTGCAGTTATCTTGTTGATCGTGCTTTCACTCATCTATTTTTGGTGGCGAACAGATAAATACGTAGAGAATCTTCAGGCGATTCGAAAATCATATTATGTATTGTTTTTTCTTTTAATCTGTCTTGGAATCTTTTCAGATCAACTTCAAATTGTTGACTGGAAAACGATTTTGTCTTTTGTTTGTGCGGCTGTTTTTCTTGATATAGCCGTTTTTCAAACACCAGACATTCTTAAGATTTGGAACACAGAATTCCAGCATAGCAATTACATACGTAAAACAATTCGCAAAAATGAAGAAGTTTTAGGCTACAACGCAAAAAAAGTCCAGAACTTTACCGAAGTTATTTCCAGAACTGCTGATCATTTTATGGATCGCAATCCTCCCCAACACTGGCGCCAATATAAAGATGAACTACGAGCCTATTTAAATCTATACGCAGACACTTTTCAATTTCATATTGCAATTTTTCCATTTGCCATAAGTGCCAGTGCTGATGAATTAAAACGCAACCTAGAAGCAGCTTTTAATAGTGTAGAAATTTGTTATAATATTAACTTTGTAGATAGAGAAGTAAGAGATAGCATGGTCCAATACCTGCTTGATGGGAAAAGTATCCCTTTAAAAGACCCAAGTCATGGTACAAATGAAGAAGAACGGGCAAAGAATGTTTTTATCGTTGCATATTATGGGGAAAGTTATAATATGTTGATAGGAATTAGTTCAAATTTTGTGGAAGTCGACGGAATTGATGCTTCCCATATCCTTAACCTCGCACAAATTTTTGATTGGTACATGGTTTAA
- a CDS encoding cupin domain-containing protein, producing MKVISIGKGNTILKYESVASSYCKIMKTEEATNIGIISIEPNGILGYHQAPVPQLFYVVEGEGWIRDGSEEKIPIKKGYAVFWEQGEWHEAGSNTGLTAVVIQAVNLKNPF from the coding sequence ATGAAAGTAATCTCGATTGGAAAAGGAAACACTATCTTAAAATATGAATCTGTTGCTTCTAGCTACTGTAAAATAATGAAGACAGAGGAAGCAACGAACATTGGGATTATCTCTATAGAGCCTAACGGAATCTTAGGCTATCATCAAGCTCCAGTTCCACAACTATTCTATGTTGTGGAGGGAGAGGGATGGATTAGAGATGGTTCTGAAGAGAAGATTCCAATTAAAAAGGGATATGCTGTATTTTGGGAGCAAGGAGAATGGCATGAAGCAGGATCAAATACCGGCTTGACTGCAGTAGTTATTCAAGCGGTAAACTTAAAAAATCCTTTTTAA